The nucleotide sequence CGACCAGCGCGTCCCGGTTCGGGAAGTGCCGGTAGAGGGTGCCGATGCCGACCCCGGCCTCCTTCGCGATGCCGTCGAGTGTGGTGGCCGGGCCGCCCGAGCTCTCCGCGGCGAACGCCCGGACCGCCGCGGCGAGCAGGAGCTCGCGGTTACGCGCGGCGTCCGCGCGCAGTGCGGTACGGGTTCCGGATCGTCCGGTGCCGGTGGGCATGTCGTGCCTCCTCGAACGCGATCGGCTCCACGATACGGGTTGCGATCCGGAGGGTGCTCCGGATAAAGTTCCGAGTCATACGGAGGATCCTCCGTTTTATACACCCGGATCCGCCCCGGCGCACCGCCGCACCGCAGCTGCCCGTGCCGCCGTCCGAGAATCCGGTGCTCAGAAGGGATCAACGCCATGTCCGTCCGGCCCGTTTCCGACCGATCCCAGACCGTTCCGTCCCTGCTCACCCCCGCCCTGTCCGATCCTGATCTGTCCGATCCCGCGCGGACCGCGGCCGAGCTCCCGACCGCCGCCGAGCTGCTGGCCGGCGTCGACCTGACCGGCCGCCGTGCTGTCGTCACCGGCGCCGCCGCCGGCGTCGGTCTGGAGACCGCCCGTGCGCTCGCCGGCGCCGGCGCCGAGGTCACCCTCGCCGTGCGCGACGCTGACGCCGGTGCCGTGGCGCGGGCCGCGGTCGTTGCCGAGACCGGCAACGACCGCGTCGCGGTCGGTGTACTCGACCTCTCCGACCAGCGCTCCATCGCCCGCTTCGTCCGGCTCTGGGACGGCCCGCTGCACATGCTGGTGAACACCGCCGGTGTGTCGGCGATCCCGTTGTCCCGCACCGCCGAGGAGGAGTGGGAGCTGCACCTGGCCGTCAACCACCTCGGGCCGGCCGCGCTGAGCTCGGGCCTGCACTGGGCGCTGG is from Pseudonocardia autotrophica and encodes:
- a CDS encoding SDR family NAD(P)-dependent oxidoreductase; the protein is MSVRPVSDRSQTVPSLLTPALSDPDLSDPARTAAELPTAAELLAGVDLTGRRAVVTGAAAGVGLETARALAGAGAEVTLAVRDADAGAVARAAVVAETGNDRVAVGVLDLSDQRSIARFVRLWDGPLHMLVNTAGVSAIPLSRTAEEEWELHLAVNHLGPAALSSGLHWALAAVDGARVVNLSSGAHLDAPFDLEDPHFMSTRYDSALALGRSRTAAVLHAVEATRRWSGDGIAVNAVAPAANRSTPQQGAATVVLAAASPLAAGVSGRYFEDVAEAGPADPRTGRGVAAHALDPVVARRVWRWTERTLRETWFSGLPVVA